In a single window of the Schistocerca americana isolate TAMUIC-IGC-003095 chromosome X, iqSchAmer2.1, whole genome shotgun sequence genome:
- the LOC124555179 gene encoding uncharacterized protein LOC124555179 isoform X3, with protein MLAGNQSEGVELGMDPLLHNKSESPVSSSHNEEIKPSSKNGFASNGNTQEVQQHTPGETSPRTATETNIQTEEFVSPEMKTDNRDKSAVKGFTCASIDVEMATRAYSTMSMKTNSPDSTDTYSQIKIETEACGSVGNEIKSGTDPKINIKHEKPNFMNCSPQIMVGCEHTPKDEQGKCAFCKFEQLLPGEESKNSDLDNYMMCELEADVQNRNLSTSSCLSEENLQKENCFSKNVCQVECGNGDCGYQAANCAEYVREGETPLNKSTESENSVNNCRQLEVTDVFKNREDSYCVSNIGEMSSVSGGEVHTNAKEVTSAPFEVSLLNKGDYNDQASCSTRISSSPLSGSVLLSSGYVDGIAVAVPPVTVACDTRITCGQDSICNDNEVVNQDGVLGEFVTLPFTQKNTHSKHTFDLENIDIIQEKTSDHVWSPLLAAETSDVSVEDKDAEDKVSGWLRDTEQSYSTDTAAVCHTVPVDEDHGEALCSRKVMDRVTDQSSSDVTESSIASLSSSNSSKDVREHNGVRKHTRCSKVDRLANIIIDGKKIMILMRGLPGSGKSTLARHLVRSTMGEEPHRFIHSTDNFFTVCGKGRYKFNPKFLHEAHTWNVKRVLADAVKGITPIIVDNTNLEASEMRPYATIAVRHGYRIEFLEPNTYWRYFVAECARRNTHGVPIQRVADMMHRFDRSITVAGLLGMYHLQLDASELIQPHVVTTRMPKHRRKKRKRNRLKRKIRKSLSEEKLMMDGDNILNLSKISDIVSCGTSYDSNCTIFSNVVGEKTNVFSKAVGETESSLLQKGESIVHENNQDSASPGTYTVDGLRSLKPVVAHLEGTEENVDNQQVERAAAVTEDLSNPGLDTRKVVDDLLNEEIGRECSASPDEYVLVKNSEFIFQKPHNIHKWLSERPPWVGNEKSSTLSNTLPSHVNEENTDNELSKTLENDNIQLNFNFDRQVNRLMEAMDHEETAELRSLDGRNCVKTEFEKTEHVIGDDCKRCSVDTTFPAHQSSDTSNKFVVTEKSKQNFSESVSRLEIDDKNEDSAKKSSNGNYKIWKCGEKLASAAQHTEPTAVNDQTTANAENNYVLWDLEHGNVWGGEDPKPSVNVRIEEDLCLPKPPRISRKKLPVKDFLKESLHNLSQNATRPVQELDQWDTVEDPLSSWENRKKNNNMSTDVRRSEDHSNASSKDSQGKFVPQPQRSLGCFSRSRKSASSVSQRQSPSEISDTAHKIRDMRPPRSLSAAGNYAVNDRSNWSKYCSSIEPTAWKSEQNLTPETILHQCKACPGTFEVTDGKTLVKDSIYTDCVTNTHYSDFLLLQQVNSSKEIPSDVKIIVGSCYAPITDKGSAVVQPAMSPHLRQSGKSVFDKSSMTEHEENFTKFSETEFKELLRAFPAVPIPHLQEIFQKCNRDINWTVDVLLELDYKGVEESPGIEMALEPCTLKISDKSENDLQIGVLPSVVTEKTDQQSSYSNTRHTSEECWQPSELKSWQYEKETDKTNATPTRLSPSRTIRKDKNISPTAKELKEHIEQNIVLNKNCYSEHTLRIRKMRHGELLDMGEVTTSSNKNNDTILQIEDCDEVSASHGVIGSSAKQNILELTASGAMLYPENAVTDAVVEHNNQNSDISSTNGDEATGISDSEAFVDIKLGEEFVSQLHELFGKSSYTTVCETSATVKLPLCLALQIHYYLMKHEEEQIKQQQDVMIKEDEELARKIQESYGRRSKDEKVPDLREIMDMEMALALYKADQTFSHHETKETLAIKLSKKILCEMFPTFRKEAILDVFSSTGNSFDNTLAVLIASTSEEEAKVAMSPEALSEHRSQLIEAAEETVKRGVETTSPLEDFDDITADGRGSNVLYIVERYREQAAHHYRRRSEYHMKAQEAFQKGMPSVAHYYSQLARLHKTHAQEASCRAATAISAAAPDSSSLDLHGLYVREAVCLLDSFLDAHIMRLKASGQSRRVLHVVTGRGNNSRGGQPRLRPAILQRLTQRSIKYEEVNEGLFRLVLSRNNDGKLVTIHLKRPPFTINLQL; from the exons ATGTTGGCTGGGAATCAGTCAGAAGGAGTGGAATTGGGAATGGATCCTTTACTACACAACAAAAGCGAGTCACCAGTATCCAGCAGccacaatgaagaaataaagcccaGCAGTAAAAATGGATTTGCAAGTAATGGAAACACACAGGAGGTCCAGCAGCATACGCCTGGAGAAACAAGTCCAAGAACTGCCACAGAAACAAACATACAAACAGAGGAATTTGTCTCTCCTGAAATGAAAACTGATAACAGGGATAAATCTGCAGTTAAAGGATTTACTTGTGCAAGTATAGATGTGGAAATGGCAACAAGAGCATATTCTACAATGAGTATGAAAACAAATTCACCAGACAGCACTGATACTTATTCTCAAATAAAGATTGAAACAGAAGCATGTGGAAGTGTAGGCAATGAAATTAAATCAGGAACAGATcctaaaataaacataaaacatgaaaaaccaaacttcatgAATTGTTCTCCTCAGATAATGGTGGGATGTGAACATACACCTAAAGatgaacaagggaagtgtgcatTTTGTAAGTTTGAACAGTTGCTCCCAGGAGAAGAAAGTAAGAACAGCGATCTAGATAATTATATGATGTGTGAGCTTGAGGCTGACGTCCAAAACAGGAATTTATCCACGTCATCCTGCCTCTCCGAGGAAAATCTACAAAAGGAAAACTGCTTTTCCAAAAATGTTTGTCAGGTTGAATGTGGTAATGGTGACTGTGGGTACCAGGCAGCAAATTGTGCAGAATATGTTAGAGAGGGAGAGACACCATTAAATAAAAGTACTGAAAGTGAGAATTCAGTAAACAACTGCAGACAGCTTGAGGTTACTGATGTGTTTAAAAACCGGGAAGATTCTTACTGTGTCTCCAACATTGGTGAAATGTCTTCAGTTAGTGGAGGAGAAGTGCATACAAATGCCAAAGAGGTCACCAGTGCACCATTTGAAGTTAGTCTATTGAACAAGGGTGACTATAATGACCAGGCATCATGTTCTACCAGGATTTCTTCAAGCCCACTGTCAGGCTCTGTACTGCTGTCCAGTGGTTATGTTGATGGAATTGCTGTTGCTGTACCACCAGTAACTGTAGCGTGTGACACCAGAATTACTTGTGGACAGGACAGTATATGTAATGACAATGAGGTTGTTAATCAGGATGGTGTATTAGGTGAATTTGTGACTTTACctttcacacaaaaaaatacacACAGTAAGCATACATTTGACCTGGAAAATATTGATATCATTCAAGAAAAGACCTCAGATCATGTTTGGTCACCATTGTTAGCTGCTGAAACAAGTGATGTTAGCGTTGAAGACAaggatgctgaagataaggtgtctGGTTGGCTTCGGGACACAGAACAAAGTTACTCTACAGACACTGCAGCAGTATGTCACACCGTACCAGTAGACGAAGATCATGGTGAAGCACTGTGTTCCAGAAAAGTGATGGATCGTGTGACTGACCAGAGTTCCAGTGATGTGACAGAATCTTCTATTGCATCATTAAGCAGTAGCAACTCCTCTAAAGACGTGCGAGAACATAATGGTGTTAGGAAACACACTCGATGTAGTAAAGTGGACAGACTGGCGAACATCATCATTGATGGCAAGAAAATTATGATATTAATGCGTGGTCTCCCGGGTAGTGGTAAATCAACTCTAGCTAGGCATCTAGTACGCTCCACAATGGGAGAGGAACCTCATAGGTTCATCCATTCTACTGATAATTTTTTTACAGTGTGTGGTAAAGGTCGATACAAATTTAATCCCAAATTTTTGCATGAGGCACACACGTGGAATGTAAAGAGAGTTTTGGCAGATGCTGTGAAAGGCATCACTCCTATTATTGTGGATAATACCAACCTGGAGGCATCTGAAATGCGACCCTATGCGACCATTGCCGTTCGTCATGGGTACCGCATCGAATTTCTTGAACCTAATACATACTGGCGCTACTTTGTTGCAGAATGTGCAAGGAGAAATACACACGGTGTCCCTATCCAGCGAGTGGCAGATATGATGCATCGCTTTGACAGATCTATTACGGTAGCCGGTCTTCTTGGTATGTACCATTTGCAGCTGGATGCCTCTGAACTAATTCAGCCTCATGTTGTCACTACAAGAATGCCAAAGCACAGACGTAAAAAACGTAAAAGGAATAGGTTGAAACGCAAAATACGAAAATCACTTTCAGAAGAAAAACTGATGATGGATGGTGATAACATTCTAAATCTGTCAAAAATCTCAGATATCGTATCATGTGGTACATCATATGATTCTAACTGTACAATATTTTCCAATGTTGTTGGTGAGAAAACAAATGTATTTTCAAAGGCTGTAGGGGAAACTGAAAGCAGCCTATTGCAAAAGGGTGAATCCATTGTACATGAAAATAATCAAGACTCAGCTTCACCTGGAACATATACAGTAGATGGACTTAGGTCTTTGAAACCTGTAGTTGCTCATTTGGAAGGCACTGAGGAGAATGTGGATAATCAGCAAGTAGAAAGAGCAGCTGCAGTGACTGAAGACTTGAGTAACCCTGGCCTAGACACAagaaaagttgttgatgatcttttAAATGAAGAAATCGGACGAGAATGTAGTGCCTCACCAGATgaatatgtacttgtgaaaaacAGCGAATTTATATTTCAAAAACCACACAATATTCATAAATGGCTGTCGGAACGACCACCCTGGGTAGGGAATGAAAAAAGTAGTACTCTCAGTAACACACTTCCCAGTCATGTAAATGAAGAGAATACTGACAATGAATTATCAAAAACTCTGGAGAACGATAACATTCAACTGAATTTTAATTTTGATAGACAAGTTAACAGACTAATGGAAGCCATGGATCATGAGGAAACTGCAGAGCTGCGAAGTTTGGATGGTAGAAACTGTGTAAAAACTGAATTTGAAAAAACAGAACATGTTATTGGAGATGACTGTAAAAGGTGTTCAGTAGATACTACATTTCCTGCCCATCAGAGTTCTGATACAAGTAACAAATTTGTGGTTACAGAAAAGTCTAAACAAAACTTCTCTGAAAGTGTGAGCAGACTAGAAATTGATGATAAGAATGAGGACTCAGCTAAGAAATCAAGTAATGGTAACTACAAAATATGGAAGTGTGGAGAAAAATTGGCGAGTGCTGCTCAGCACACTGAGCCCACTGCAGTAAATGATCAAACAACAGCAAATGCTGAGAATAACTATGTATTGTGGGATTTAGAACATGGGAATGTTTGGGGTGGTGAGGACCCGAAACCAAGTGTCAACGTACGCATCGAGGAAGACCTCTGTCTTCCGAAACCACCTCGTATTAGTCGTAAGAAACTACCTGTGAAAGATTTTCTTAAAGAAAGTCTACATAACTTGTCACAAAATGCTACACGTCCAGTACAAGAACTAGATCAGTGGGACACTGTAGAAGATCCCTTATCTTCATGGGAAAATAGGAAGAAAAACAATAATATGTCCACAGATGTAAGGAGGAGCGAGGATCATTCAAATGCGTCCTCAAAAGATTCGCAAGGAAAATTTGTACCTCAACCACAGAGGTCTTTAGGATGCTTTTCTCGGTCACGCAAATCTGCTTCCAGTGTATCTCAGAGGCAGTCACCGTCGGAAATTTCAGATACTGCACATAAAATACGAGATATGCGACCTCCGAGATCATTATCTGCTGCAGGTAATTATGCTGTAAATGACAGGTCTAACTGGTCTAAATATTGTTCTTCTATAGAACCCACAGCTTGGAAATCAGAGCAGAATTTAACACCTGAAACAATATTGCATCAGTGTAAAGCTTGTCCAGGTACTTTTGAAGTAACAGATGGAAAGACATTGGTCAAAGATTCAATATATACAGATTGTGTAACAAATACACATTACTCAGATTTTTTACTGTTGCAGCAAGTTAACAGCAGTAAAGAGATTCCCAGTGATGTCAAAATAATAGTTGGAAGTTGTTATGCACCCATCACAGACAAAGGCAGTGCTGTAGTGCAGCCTGCAATGTCTCCCCATCTGCGCCAAAGTGGGAAGTCAGTATTTGACAAAAGTTCCATGACAGAACATGAAGAAAATTTTACAAAGTTCTCTGAAACTGAATTTAAAGAACTGCTTAGAGCTTTTCCTGCCGTCCCCATACCTCACTTACAAGAGATATTTCAGAAATGCAATAGGGATATAAACTGGACTGTTGATGTGCTATTGGAGCTAGATTATAAGGGAGTAGAAGAGTCCCCTGGGATAGAGATGGCCTTGGAGCCATGTACTCTTAAGATTTCAGATAAATCTGAAAACGACCTTCAAATTGGTGTTTTACCATCAGTGGTGACAGAAAAAACTGATCAACAGTCTTCATACTCAAATACAAGGCACACATCTGAAGAATGTTGGCAGCCATCTGAATTAAAAAGTTGGCAGTATGAAAAAGAAACTGATAAGACAAATGCTACACCGACACGGCTCTCTCCCAGCAGAACCATTCGAAAAGATAAAAATATTTCACCCACAGCAAAAGAGCTGAAAGAGCATATTGAACAAAATATAGTGCTAAATAAGAACTGCTATTCAGAACACACACTGAGAATTAGGAAAATGAGGCACGGGGAATTATTAGACATGGGTGAGGTAACTACTAGTTCGAATAAAAACAATGACACCATCTTGCAGATTGAGGATTGTGATGAGGTCTCAGCTTCTCATGGAGTAATTGGATCCTCAGCCAAACAGAATATTCTGGAACTGACTGCTTCAGGTGCCATGTTATACCCAGAGAATGCTGTTACTGATGCAGTTGTTGAGCATAATAATCAGAATAGTGACATTTCTTCTACAAACGGTGATGAGGCAACAGGAATTTCTGACAGTGAAGCTTTTGTTGACATAAAACTTGGGGaagaatttgtgtcacaacttcatGAGCTATTTGGGAAGTCATCTTATACAACAGTATGTG AAACTTCTGCAACAGTGAAGCTCCCTCTCTGCCTGGCACTTCAGATCCACTACTATCTTATGAAGCATGAAGAAGAACAGATTAAACAACAGCAGGATGTTATGATTAAAGAAG ATGAGGAACTTGCAAGGAAAATACAAGAAAGCTATGGAAGGCGTTCTAAAGATGAAAAGGTCCCAGATCTTCGAGAAATTATGGATATGGAGATGGCATTGGCGTTGTATAAAGCTGACCAG ACATTTTCTCATCATGAAACAAAGGAAACATTGGCGATAAAGTTATCtaaaaaaattttatgtgaaatgttCCCAACGTTCCGTAAAGAGGCAATTCTCGATGTATTCAGTTCTACGGGTAACTCTTTTGATAACACACTGGCTGTACTTATAGCTTCCACAAGTGAAGAAGAAGCAAAGGTTGCAATGAGCCCAGAAGCTCTTTCTGAACATCGTAGCCAATTGATAGAAGCTGCAGAAGAAACTGTGAAG AGAGGTGTTGAGACCACCAGTCCCTTAGAAGATTTTGatgacattacagctgatggaagaggcagtaatgtgTTGTATATTGTTGAAAGATACAGAGAACAAGCTGCACATCATTACAGGAGGAGAAGTGAATACCATATGAAAGCACAGGAAGCTTTCCAAAAAGGAATGCCTTCAGTGGCTCATTATTATTCACAGTTG GCCCGACTCCACAAAACTCACGCACAAGAAGCGAGTTGCCGTGCAGCGACAGCAATTAGTGCAGCAGCACCAGATTCTTCCAGCTTAGACTTACACGGGTTGTATGTACGAGAGGCAGTCTGCCTCTTGGACAGTTTCCTGGATGCTCACATTATGCGACTCAAAGCAAGTGGGCAGTCACGGCGTGTCCTCCATGTGGTGACTGGTCGTGGTAACAACTCTCGTGGGGGTCAGCCTCGTTTACGCCCTGCCATTCTGCAGCGTCTCACACAGCGGAGTATTAA